A region of Candidatus Diapherotrites archaeon DNA encodes the following proteins:
- a CDS encoding DegT/DnrJ/EryC1/StrS family aminotransferase: MPAVKVPLCVPSIGEEEISEVSAVLRSGWLAHGPKNAEFEKLFSDYAGVKHAIAMNSCTSALHAAIQALGLKGEIIVPSFTFVASANAIVTAGCTPRFADIDYGTCNVSPQAVEKAIEKKTVAIMPVHFAGQACEMDEIMEIAEKHGLAVIEDSAEAVGAEFSGKKTGSFGDAGCFSFYPTKNITTGEGGMLTTNDDAVAEKAKALKAHGISSSAFERERKERPWLRQAEVAGYNFRLCDVLAAIGVAQMKKVDRLNDERKAIAKKYGRAFAGIDALDLPVEAEKCRHVYQMYTVKVGKKTDRQAFVGKLRESGVQASVHFDPPVHLQPYYKNIGGKKGGLAVTENVAERIVTLPIFAGMSEEQVDCVVSAVEGALKG; this comes from the coding sequence ATGCCGGCTGTGAAAGTTCCCTTGTGCGTGCCGTCAATCGGTGAAGAGGAAATAAGCGAGGTTTCCGCTGTACTGCGCTCAGGCTGGCTGGCGCACGGCCCCAAAAACGCGGAATTCGAAAAGCTGTTCTCGGATTATGCCGGCGTGAAGCATGCAATCGCAATGAACTCGTGCACTTCCGCATTGCATGCCGCGATTCAGGCGCTCGGCCTCAAAGGCGAAATAATCGTGCCGAGCTTCACGTTTGTGGCAAGCGCCAATGCGATCGTAACGGCCGGCTGCACGCCGAGGTTTGCCGACATAGATTACGGGACGTGCAATGTTTCCCCGCAGGCAGTCGAAAAGGCGATAGAAAAAAAAACGGTTGCCATAATGCCCGTGCACTTCGCGGGCCAGGCGTGCGAAATGGATGAAATAATGGAGATTGCGGAAAAGCACGGCCTTGCAGTGATAGAGGATTCCGCGGAGGCAGTCGGCGCGGAGTTTTCGGGCAAAAAAACCGGAAGCTTCGGCGATGCGGGCTGCTTTTCGTTTTATCCGACAAAAAACATCACGACCGGCGAGGGCGGAATGCTCACGACAAACGATGACGCTGTTGCGGAGAAGGCGAAAGCCCTGAAGGCGCATGGCATTTCGTCAAGCGCGTTCGAACGCGAAAGGAAGGAAAGGCCGTGGCTGAGGCAGGCGGAGGTTGCGGGCTACAATTTCAGGCTGTGCGACGTGCTTGCGGCAATCGGCGTCGCGCAAATGAAAAAGGTCGACAGGCTGAACGATGAGAGAAAGGCGATTGCGAAAAAATACGGCAGGGCATTCGCCGGCATTGATGCATTGGATCTGCCGGTCGAAGCCGAAAAATGCAGGCACGTTTACCAGATGTACACTGTCAAGGTTGGGAAAAAAACCGACAGGCAGGCGTTTGTCGGAAAATTGCGCGAAAGCGGGGTGCAGGCGTCCGTGCACTTCGATCCGCCAGTGCATTTGCAGCCGTACTACAAAAACATCGGCGGAAAGAAAGGCGGGCTTGCCGTTACGGAAAACGTCGCGGAAAGGATTGTCACGCTTCCGATTTTTGCCGGCATGAGCGAAGAGCAGGTTGATTGCGTCGTTTCGGCCGTTGAAGGCGCGCTCAAAGGCTGA
- a CDS encoding NAD(P)-dependent oxidoreductase has translation MAKFFIIGGCGFIGSHISRQLLAEGDEVVCFDAFLNFIDPLKSNYEKILKARLADIKDKVKIIRGDIRHKGGLLRALREEKPEIVIHLAALPIATKSNEFPEDAISINLDGLVNVLESLRELGSVKRFVYTSSSFVYGDFVKEVADEEHPLNPIDIYGGTKLAGEVLTKAYSKKFGIDYTIIRPSAVYGPGDANRRVSQVFVENALKGEPLKLFDGGLEKVDFTHVTDAANGFVLASKSAKAKNETFNITAGNARTIREFAEIVAKHVPNAKFVESGTDIRRPKRGSLSIEKAKRLIGFSPKTNVEEGIAKYVEVVKKTG, from the coding sequence ATGGCTAAATTCTTCATAATCGGGGGCTGCGGCTTCATCGGAAGCCACATTTCAAGGCAGCTTCTGGCCGAAGGCGACGAGGTCGTGTGCTTCGACGCTTTCCTCAACTTCATTGACCCGCTCAAAAGCAATTACGAAAAAATTTTGAAGGCACGGCTTGCCGACATAAAGGACAAGGTCAAAATCATCCGCGGTGACATAAGGCACAAGGGCGGCCTGCTCCGCGCGCTCCGTGAGGAAAAGCCCGAAATAGTGATCCATCTGGCGGCGCTGCCGATCGCAACCAAAAGCAACGAGTTTCCCGAGGATGCGATAAGCATAAACCTTGACGGCCTTGTCAACGTGCTCGAAAGCCTGCGCGAACTCGGAAGCGTGAAAAGGTTCGTTTACACTTCTTCAAGCTTCGTCTACGGCGACTTTGTGAAAGAAGTTGCGGACGAGGAGCATCCCCTGAACCCGATTGACATTTACGGCGGCACAAAGCTTGCGGGCGAGGTGCTGACGAAAGCTTATTCGAAAAAGTTCGGCATCGATTACACTATAATCAGGCCGTCCGCGGTTTACGGTCCCGGCGACGCCAACCGGCGCGTGTCCCAGGTTTTCGTGGAAAACGCCCTGAAAGGCGAGCCATTGAAGCTTTTTGACGGCGGCCTGGAAAAAGTGGATTTCACGCATGTTACAGATGCCGCGAACGGTTTTGTGCTCGCATCAAAATCCGCGAAGGCGAAAAACGAGACGTTCAACATCACTGCAGGGAATGCCCGCACCATACGGGAATTCGCGGAAATCGTCGCAAAGCACGTGCCGAACGCAAAATTCGTTGAATCCGGCACTGACATCCGCAGGCCGAAAAGGGGTTCGCTGAGCATTGAAAAGGCGAAGAGGCTGATCGGGTTTTCGCCGAAAACCAATGTCGAGGAAGGCATAGCGAAATACGTTGAAGTTGTCAAGAAAACGGGCTGA
- a CDS encoding DegT/DnrJ/EryC1/StrS family aminotransferase: MNGTLPGIVSMFRFSDLLGNYSAENFARAERLASEKTGAPHAIIAGSGSTALWIALKALGCKKVALPAFTCPSVFLAVQKAGAKAILVDVETETFGMDFDAIPKSADCAVAEHAYGIPLDTKKIIEANERLPVAEDFVRGFGSEFDGKKIGCNGTAGFISFGFGKSFGAGKGGMLFTKDGKIAEKARRLLAGLPKNGFGIAEMKAFCGYGSANEWTYPLLRKFHRPAGWGAELARADNVAVQVFLNQLERFDSVAELRHNNFCALHKRLSKSRKAVLPAIKKRKIAAPYFPVVLQGIERRMAIEMFAKAGLTVNPKFPMPLNKVFGVKGRFPNAERTAGTYIEIPLTLPEKKFAGIAEKAAEILG, translated from the coding sequence ATGAACGGAACTTTGCCCGGCATAGTTTCAATGTTCCGGTTTTCCGATTTGCTCGGAAACTATTCGGCTGAAAACTTTGCGCGCGCGGAAAGGCTTGCCTCGGAAAAAACCGGCGCACCGCACGCGATAATTGCCGGTTCGGGGAGCACCGCGCTTTGGATTGCATTGAAGGCGCTCGGATGCAAAAAGGTCGCATTGCCGGCATTCACCTGCCCCTCGGTTTTCCTCGCAGTGCAGAAGGCCGGCGCAAAGGCAATCCTGGTTGACGTGGAAACGGAAACTTTCGGGATGGATTTTGATGCGATTCCGAAAAGCGCGGACTGCGCCGTGGCGGAGCACGCCTACGGCATTCCGCTGGACACGAAAAAAATAATTGAAGCGAATGAAAGGCTGCCTGTTGCAGAGGATTTCGTGCGCGGCTTCGGCTCGGAATTCGACGGCAAAAAAATCGGGTGCAACGGAACGGCAGGATTCATCAGCTTCGGTTTCGGGAAAAGTTTCGGCGCCGGAAAAGGCGGAATGCTTTTCACGAAGGACGGAAAAATCGCGGAAAAGGCAAGGCGGCTGCTTGCAGGCCTGCCAAAAAACGGCTTCGGCATTGCCGAAATGAAAGCGTTTTGCGGTTATGGCTCGGCGAATGAATGGACTTATCCATTGCTCAGAAAATTCCACAGGCCGGCAGGATGGGGCGCGGAGCTTGCGCGCGCGGACAATGTTGCGGTGCAGGTTTTCCTGAACCAGCTGGAAAGGTTTGATTCCGTTGCAGAACTGAGGCACAATAATTTTTGCGCATTGCACAAAAGGCTGTCAAAAAGCCGTAAAGCGGTGCTTCCGGCCATAAAAAAAAGAAAAATCGCCGCACCGTACTTTCCGGTTGTGCTGCAGGGCATTGAAAGGCGGATGGCGATTGAAATGTTTGCAAAAGCCGGCCTCACAGTGAACCCCAAATTTCCAATGCCGTTGAACAAGGTTTTCGGCGTGAAAGGAAGGTTTCCAAACGCGGAAAGGACAGCTGGAACTTACATCGAAATCCCGCTCACACTGCCGGAAAAAAAGTTTGCCGGAATCGCGGAAAAGGCGGCGGAAATACTGGGATGA
- a CDS encoding peptidoglycan bridge formation glycyltransferase FemA/FemB family protein: MGKKSLSDEEWNAFVEKNGGTVFHRTEFAELLHECLGYEPIMLAEKSGGKIEGVFPAMKARHALFEHLISMPPNYPKFYEGGPLGSEKAKRRLAEKFAAESKGCVACFCRVESLEDAKIFEELGFEKKAFSATVAEIGKSGEEIFSAYHKKTRNAVRKAYGQGFSIREAKASGDIKTFAAMYEKTMEKLGAGKTFNEKFFLKAEELLFKKGLGTILLAELEGRAVAGTMLLFSKAGKTCHYFSSASDERFLGRNPNNFLLNEAMLFAKKRGCEFFDFGTSATEELERFKERFGGKPREFYTMQKINDHAKWAAWQVSLKAYGIAKGLL, from the coding sequence ATGGGAAAAAAAAGTTTAAGCGACGAGGAATGGAATGCATTCGTGGAAAAGAATGGCGGCACGGTTTTCCACCGGACGGAATTTGCGGAATTACTGCACGAATGTTTGGGCTATGAGCCCATAATGCTTGCGGAAAAAAGCGGCGGAAAAATCGAGGGCGTTTTTCCGGCAATGAAGGCAAGGCATGCGTTGTTCGAGCACCTCATTTCAATGCCCCCGAATTACCCGAAGTTTTACGAGGGCGGGCCGCTCGGCAGTGAAAAGGCAAAACGCCGCCTGGCCGAAAAGTTTGCGGCTGAATCAAAAGGCTGTGTCGCGTGCTTCTGCAGGGTCGAAAGCCTGGAAGACGCAAAAATTTTTGAAGAACTCGGATTTGAAAAAAAGGCTTTTTCTGCAACGGTTGCCGAAATCGGCAAAAGCGGGGAGGAAATCTTTTCGGCATACCACAAGAAAACGCGTAATGCCGTGAGGAAAGCTTACGGCCAGGGCTTTTCAATAAGGGAAGCCAAAGCAAGCGGCGACATCAAAACTTTTGCCGCAATGTACGAAAAGACCATGGAAAAGCTTGGGGCCGGAAAAACCTTCAACGAAAAATTCTTCCTCAAGGCGGAAGAACTGCTGTTCAAAAAAGGCCTGGGCACGATCCTGCTTGCCGAACTTGAAGGCAGAGCCGTTGCGGGAACCATGCTGCTGTTTTCAAAGGCAGGCAAAACGTGCCATTACTTCAGTTCGGCGTCGGATGAAAGATTTTTGGGCAGAAACCCGAACAACTTTTTGCTCAACGAAGCCATGCTGTTTGCAAAAAAACGCGGCTGCGAATTTTTTGACTTCGGAACCTCCGCAACGGAAGAGCTTGAGCGGTTCAAGGAAAGGTTCGGCGGAAAGCCCAGGGAGTTTTATACAATGCAGAAAATCAACGACCATGCAAAGTGGGCCGCGTGGCAGGTTTCGCTCAAGGCGTACGGGATTGCAAAGGGGCTGCTGTAA
- a CDS encoding glycosyltransferase family 4 protein, with product MKICMVSRFYPPKVGGSGSFLEILSESLARKGFEITVITQKMKGRPKESEKSGVKIKRAFTLEGSLEFSNANMAIGSVAFAKKILENRDNDVFHSHDLSTGAFSLCLAKKILAEKPCVMKYGGDMVYEYLSIKNFPDWDCRKGLDGTLAHRKGVAGILHKVEDWYFKSADFIAADADGGKKFLVKRGVHEGKVSVLPNGVDMKKFAPMPKEKARVQTGMHGKAVLFSARLVKWKGCDVLLNAMRRVCASDEKANLVIAGKGAEEENLKALAKSLGIENKVEFRGSIEREKMPLYCNSCDAFVLPSFFDTTPNSLVEAMACKKPCIASKIDGMAEVIQGGAGLSFKPGNENDLAEKILEVLQNAGKAKILGSKALERVKEKYSQEKAVERYEKFYERITAHR from the coding sequence TTGAAAATCTGCATGGTTTCGCGCTTCTACCCGCCGAAAGTCGGTGGCAGCGGCTCTTTTTTGGAGATTCTGTCCGAAAGCCTCGCACGGAAAGGGTTTGAGATTACGGTCATAACACAGAAAATGAAGGGCCGGCCCAAGGAAAGCGAAAAAAGCGGCGTGAAAATAAAACGCGCGTTCACGCTTGAAGGAAGCCTTGAATTCAGCAACGCGAACATGGCAATCGGCTCGGTTGCATTCGCAAAAAAAATCCTCGAAAACCGGGACAACGACGTTTTCCACTCGCACGACCTTTCAACCGGCGCTTTCAGCCTCTGCCTTGCGAAAAAAATTTTGGCGGAAAAACCATGCGTGATGAAATACGGCGGCGACATGGTCTACGAGTACCTGTCAATCAAGAATTTTCCGGACTGGGATTGCAGGAAAGGGCTTGATGGAACGCTTGCCCACAGAAAAGGCGTTGCGGGAATCCTGCACAAGGTCGAGGACTGGTATTTCAAAAGCGCCGACTTCATTGCCGCGGATGCGGATGGCGGAAAAAAGTTTTTGGTTAAGCGCGGCGTGCATGAAGGCAAGGTTTCGGTCCTGCCAAACGGCGTGGACATGAAAAAGTTTGCGCCAATGCCGAAAGAAAAGGCGCGCGTGCAGACTGGAATGCATGGCAAAGCGGTTTTGTTTTCCGCGCGACTCGTGAAATGGAAGGGCTGCGATGTCCTGCTGAATGCAATGCGCAGGGTCTGCGCAAGCGATGAAAAGGCAAACCTTGTGATTGCCGGAAAAGGCGCGGAAGAGGAAAACCTGAAGGCGCTGGCAAAAAGCTTGGGCATTGAAAATAAAGTGGAATTCCGCGGCAGCATTGAAAGGGAAAAAATGCCCCTTTACTGCAATTCGTGCGACGCATTTGTCCTGCCGAGCTTTTTTGACACGACTCCGAACTCGCTTGTCGAGGCGATGGCGTGCAAAAAGCCGTGCATTGCAAGCAAAATCGACGGCATGGCCGAAGTCATCCAAGGCGGCGCCGGCCTGTCATTTAAGCCGGGCAACGAAAACGATTTGGCGGAAAAAATACTCGAAGTGCTGCAGAATGCGGGAAAAGCGAAAATCCTAGGAAGCAAGGCGCTTGAACGCGTCAAGGAAAAATATTCGCAGGAAAAAGCCGTTGAACGGTATGAAAAATTTTATGAACGCATAACGGCGCACAGGTAA
- a CDS encoding DUF2304 domain-containing protein, giving the protein MVSEMAGLTTIIGLLALLAIAGIVVANMRKKGMDLFSTLLLIIVFWLLVMVAMPEITLQLTKSLGFRDTAAAFLSLISITALFFTIRTYFRQKDLEAEITGLAREMALRKSAEKKK; this is encoded by the coding sequence GTGGTTTCTGAAATGGCGGGCCTGACGACAATAATCGGCTTACTTGCATTGCTGGCAATTGCCGGCATAGTCGTTGCGAACATGCGCAAGAAGGGCATGGACCTTTTCTCCACGCTCCTGCTCATAATCGTTTTCTGGCTACTTGTGATGGTCGCCATGCCGGAAATAACTCTGCAGCTGACGAAAAGCCTCGGTTTCAGGGACACTGCTGCCGCGTTCCTCAGCCTGATTTCCATCACCGCGCTTTTCTTCACTATACGCACGTATTTCAGGCAGAAGGACCTTGAAGCGGAAATAACCGGCCTGGCGAGGGAAATGGCATTGCGCAAAAGCGCGGAAAAAAAGAAATAA
- a CDS encoding CopG family transcriptional regulator translates to MAAKKGSAQKITTVSIPAELAEKIRKKCKNTGFHSVSSYVTYVLRIILSEPSELEKDKRQVFSKEDEARVKANLKGLGYL, encoded by the coding sequence ATGGCTGCAAAAAAAGGTTCCGCGCAGAAAATAACGACTGTTTCCATTCCCGCCGAGCTTGCGGAAAAAATCAGGAAAAAATGCAAGAACACGGGCTTCCATTCAGTTTCCTCTTATGTTACATACGTTCTGCGCATAATCCTTTCCGAGCCAAGCGAGCTTGAAAAGGACAAGCGCCAGGTTTTCTCGAAAGAGGACGAGGCAAGGGTAAAGGCAAATCTCAAAGGCCTCGGCTACCTGTAG
- the cysC gene encoding adenylyl-sulfate kinase, with product MTGAGANERRHGFVVWLTGLPGSGKSTITAILSRKISSKGFLVETLDGDAIRQNISKGLGFSRDDIIENNKRIVFLSGLIERHGGVSIVPVITPFAESRAHARKELQHYLEVFVDCPLGECEKRDPKGMYKKAREGHIKDFIGIHTEYERPETPDAIVHTDRETPEESAQKIFEALERKGWI from the coding sequence ATGACCGGCGCTGGCGCCAATGAAAGGCGGCACGGCTTTGTGGTCTGGCTGACCGGCCTGCCTGGCAGCGGCAAGTCTACGATAACCGCAATATTGTCGCGGAAAATTTCGTCAAAAGGGTTTCTTGTCGAAACCCTTGACGGCGATGCCATTCGCCAGAACATTTCAAAGGGCCTCGGCTTCAGCCGCGACGACATAATCGAAAACAACAAGCGCATAGTCTTTTTGAGCGGGCTCATTGAACGGCACGGCGGCGTTTCAATCGTTCCCGTCATAACGCCGTTTGCTGAGAGCAGGGCGCACGCAAGAAAAGAGTTGCAGCACTATCTGGAAGTGTTTGTCGACTGCCCGCTCGGGGAATGCGAAAAGCGCGACCCGAAAGGAATGTACAAAAAGGCGCGCGAAGGGCACATAAAGGATTTCATCGGCATTCACACGGAATATGAGCGGCCCGAAACACCGGATGCCATCGTTCACACAGACAGGGAAACGCCGGAAGAAAGCGCGCAAAAGATTTTTGAAGCGCTTGAAAGAAAAGGCTGGATTTGA
- the sat gene encoding sulfate adenylyltransferase: MALVKPHGGRLVERPAKISGSELKELFVHNADETVVMDAEQIALGGFSPVEGFFCRNDLQSVVDRMRLESGVPWTLPITLNISEEEAKNFSENDTIALADKNNEAIALLHVEEKFEFDRHEIVEKVYGTKSLEHPGVKRTFDAGKIFVGGKIDLVKRAQSPFKKWELTPGETRKIFEQRGWSNVLGFHTRNAIHRSHEFVQMEGLKKSGCDGLFVHPVIGRKKSGDFTTPIIVESYRIMVDQFYPKNRVVFSALSTFSRYGGPREAIFTALVRKNYGCSHFVVGRDHTGVKDFYGPFDSHKIFDRFDDLDVVPVKFDEVFYSKKTGKYGHASEVGEEHRLHISGTQLRKILLAGEMPPAEAMRPEISGMILEHMKKGEEVFVK; encoded by the coding sequence ATGGCGCTTGTAAAACCGCACGGCGGAAGGCTTGTTGAAAGGCCGGCGAAAATTTCCGGAAGCGAATTGAAGGAATTGTTCGTGCACAATGCGGATGAAACAGTTGTCATGGACGCGGAACAGATTGCGTTGGGCGGGTTTTCGCCGGTTGAAGGCTTTTTCTGCAGGAACGATTTGCAAAGCGTTGTCGACAGGATGCGGCTTGAAAGCGGGGTTCCGTGGACCCTGCCCATAACCCTGAACATTTCGGAAGAAGAAGCGAAAAACTTTTCCGAAAACGACACGATTGCGCTTGCGGACAAGAACAATGAAGCGATTGCATTGCTGCACGTCGAGGAAAAATTCGAATTTGACCGGCATGAAATAGTGGAAAAGGTCTACGGCACTAAAAGTTTGGAGCATCCGGGCGTGAAAAGGACTTTTGATGCCGGCAAGATTTTTGTGGGCGGAAAAATCGATTTGGTCAAGCGGGCGCAAAGCCCGTTCAAGAAATGGGAACTCACACCGGGCGAAACCAGAAAAATTTTCGAACAGCGCGGCTGGAGCAATGTTTTGGGCTTCCACACCAGGAATGCCATCCACAGGAGCCACGAGTTCGTGCAGATGGAGGGCCTGAAGAAAAGCGGCTGCGACGGCCTGTTCGTGCATCCCGTCATTGGCAGGAAAAAGAGCGGCGATTTCACCACGCCCATAATAGTTGAAAGCTACAGGATAATGGTGGACCAGTTCTATCCAAAAAACAGGGTCGTGTTTTCAGCGCTGTCGACTTTTTCAAGGTACGGCGGGCCGCGCGAGGCGATCTTTACCGCGCTGGTGCGCAAGAATTACGGCTGCAGCCACTTTGTTGTAGGAAGGGACCACACGGGAGTCAAGGACTTTTACGGGCCCTTCGATTCGCACAAGATATTCGACAGGTTCGACGACCTGGATGTGGTGCCTGTCAAGTTTGACGAGGTATTTTATTCAAAAAAGACCGGGAAATACGGCCATGCAAGCGAAGTCGGGGAAGAGCACAGGCTGCACATAAGCGGCACCCAGCTGAGAAAAATCCTTTTGGCCGGCGAAATGCCTCCGGCAGAGGCGATGCGCCCGGAAATTTCCGGAATGATTCTTGAGCACATGAAAAAAGGCGAAGAGGTTTTCGTGAAATGA
- the pyk gene encoding pyruvate kinase — MENARKTKIVCTIGPSTWNREKILAMQAAGMDIARINLSHCTPQEFADLAGLIRGTDKAIPIILDLQGAEIRTGKMKKPVELKTGAKIEIALEQIEGNAKKICLKTPWIMKSLEKGTKLLIDDNSIEAEVIETGEGGVKCRILVGGRLSSYKTISIDQDSERPVLTENDVEAIRIALRKGVEFVALSFARTGNDVDELRKISGGMKIISKIEHKAALKDLDGIISKSDIVYIDRGDLGAEIPVEKIPFVQKIVIAKAKGMGKETFIATHLLESMTEKPKPTRAETTDVTNTILDGASGLVLAGETANGKFPVETVKMLKKLCENAELVEPMSDSGEIIKRLEALHYI, encoded by the coding sequence ATGGAAAACGCGAGGAAAACAAAAATAGTCTGCACGATCGGACCGTCGACATGGAACAGGGAAAAAATCCTTGCAATGCAGGCGGCTGGAATGGACATCGCGAGAATAAACCTTTCGCACTGCACGCCGCAGGAATTCGCCGATCTTGCCGGCCTCATCCGGGGCACGGACAAAGCCATTCCCATAATTTTGGATTTGCAGGGCGCCGAAATCAGGACGGGGAAAATGAAAAAGCCGGTCGAACTTAAAACCGGCGCGAAAATCGAAATCGCATTGGAACAAATAGAGGGAAACGCAAAAAAAATCTGCCTCAAAACTCCGTGGATAATGAAAAGCTTGGAGAAGGGCACTAAACTGCTGATTGACGACAACTCGATTGAGGCGGAAGTCATTGAAACCGGCGAAGGCGGCGTGAAATGCAGGATACTTGTCGGAGGAAGGCTTTCAAGCTACAAGACAATCAGCATTGACCAGGATTCGGAAAGGCCGGTCCTGACCGAAAACGACGTTGAGGCAATAAGGATTGCCTTGCGCAAGGGCGTTGAATTCGTTGCACTGTCGTTTGCGCGCACGGGAAACGACGTCGACGAGCTGAGGAAAATCTCCGGCGGCATGAAAATAATCTCAAAAATCGAGCACAAGGCCGCGCTAAAGGATTTGGACGGCATAATCTCGAAATCCGACATTGTTTACATTGACAGGGGCGACCTTGGCGCGGAAATCCCGGTTGAAAAAATCCCTTTCGTGCAGAAAATCGTCATAGCGAAGGCGAAAGGCATGGGAAAGGAAACTTTCATTGCAACGCACCTGCTTGAAAGCATGACCGAAAAGCCCAAGCCGACGCGCGCGGAAACAACGGACGTTACAAACACGATTCTTGACGGCGCTTCAGGATTGGTTCTGGCGGGCGAAACCGCAAACGGAAAGTTTCCTGTTGAAACCGTGAAAATGCTGAAAAAACTGTGCGAAAATGCGGAGCTTGTCGAACCGATGAGCGATTCCGGAGAGATAATCAAAAGGCTTGAGGCACTGCATTACATTTGA
- a CDS encoding alkaline phosphatase family protein — translation MAGKKVFVFGIDGAPPKLVFGEWKKHLPNISRLMEKGAYAKIRSTVPPSTIIAWNALASGRDPGELGVYSYTRFEPQSDGVRLVDSTLKKKPQIWDILSEKGKKSVVLNVPLTFPVRKINGIMVSDFMTPGFKYDCVYPEEFKKEMLELLGGEEYVFDVAGFTGYKKLDVDDLLNRTYKMTEMHFKLMEHCLKNKEWDFFMAVVIGTDRLNHMLWRFFDEKHVNFQGDSPYKNAVRDFYAFVDKKLGELLKLLPDNTSIIVSSDHGMERMDGRVNLNDWLRREGYLVLKKEFENETAEKPARLRLSGIDWQKTKAFAVGGYQGRIYLNRDRKALGHKGILGKDECDWLGGELEKKLLAIRGGKGEKLDNKVFFAKDIYKNGFDDECPEMIVYFDNLVWGVNNDVGNKGLYSTSTTVGSDDAGHAPEGSFVIVDEKIGGRGDMGTISILDVFPTMMDILGEEKPKDLQGKSLLEK, via the coding sequence ATGGCAGGCAAAAAGGTTTTCGTTTTCGGCATTGACGGCGCTCCGCCGAAGCTCGTTTTCGGCGAGTGGAAAAAGCATCTGCCCAACATTTCAAGGCTGATGGAAAAAGGCGCGTATGCCAAAATCAGGTCGACTGTTCCGCCGAGCACTATAATTGCATGGAATGCCCTTGCATCCGGCAGGGATCCGGGTGAATTGGGGGTTTACTCTTACACGCGCTTCGAGCCGCAAAGCGACGGAGTAAGGCTTGTGGACTCGACGCTGAAAAAAAAGCCGCAGATTTGGGACATCCTCTCGGAAAAGGGGAAAAAAAGCGTTGTGCTGAACGTGCCGCTCACTTTCCCGGTCAGGAAAATAAACGGGATAATGGTTTCAGATTTCATGACGCCTGGCTTCAAGTACGACTGCGTTTATCCGGAAGAATTCAAAAAAGAAATGCTTGAACTCCTTGGCGGCGAGGAATACGTTTTTGACGTTGCCGGGTTCACAGGCTACAAGAAACTTGACGTGGACGATCTGCTGAACCGCACCTACAAGATGACGGAAATGCACTTCAAGCTGATGGAGCACTGCCTCAAAAACAAGGAATGGGATTTTTTCATGGCGGTTGTGATTGGAACCGACAGGCTGAACCACATGCTCTGGCGGTTCTTCGACGAAAAGCATGTAAACTTCCAAGGGGATTCGCCGTACAAAAACGCGGTGCGCGACTTTTACGCTTTCGTGGACAAAAAATTGGGCGAACTGCTCAAATTGCTGCCGGACAACACCAGCATCATTGTTTCATCCGACCACGGCATGGAGCGCATGGACGGCCGCGTCAACCTCAACGACTGGCTGCGCAGGGAAGGCTATCTTGTTCTCAAAAAGGAATTTGAAAACGAAACCGCGGAAAAGCCCGCAAGGCTGAGGCTTTCAGGCATCGACTGGCAGAAGACAAAAGCATTTGCGGTCGGCGGCTATCAGGGAAGAATCTATCTCAACCGGGACAGGAAGGCATTGGGCCACAAGGGCATTCTCGGAAAAGACGAATGCGATTGGCTCGGCGGGGAACTTGAAAAAAAGCTTTTGGCAATCAGGGGCGGGAAAGGCGAAAAGCTCGACAACAAGGTCTTTTTTGCGAAGGACATTTACAAAAACGGCTTCGATGACGAATGCCCGGAAATGATTGTCTACTTCGACAACCTTGTCTGGGGCGTGAACAATGACGTGGGCAACAAGGGGCTTTATTCAACCTCGACGACAGTCGGCAGCGATGACGCGGGGCATGCGCCGGAAGGCAGCTTTGTCATTGTCGACGAAAAAATCGGCGGGCGCGGCGACATGGGGACAATCAGCATTCTGGACGTGTTCCCGACGATGATGGACATTCTGGGTGAGGAAAAGCCAAAGGATCTGCAGGGAAAAAGCCTGCTGGAAAAGTGA